One stretch of Tenacibaculum sp. MAR_2010_89 DNA includes these proteins:
- a CDS encoding 1-acyl-sn-glycerol-3-phosphate acyltransferase gives MSKNKVKIYQTKEITTLATMKYFKLPFLLVWRIWFYILMFSTIIIMLPFLLVLTSDEKYYPTFWKMVRAWSFLLIYGMGFRLKIKKEQKIEKNKSYMFIANHASLLDPWVMIALSKNPIVFVGKKELVKIPVFGFFYRKVVIMVDRGSEKSRKRVYEMAKKRLKNGTSVGIFPEGLVPEEDIILAPFKNGAFSLAIEYQIPIVPQVYYDCKRFFSWNIFKGRPGTFRVKQCNFIETKGLKIEERKKLKQKVFTLTYNELKNDKLYMKDTNKLNNE, from the coding sequence ATGAGCAAAAATAAGGTTAAAATTTATCAAACAAAAGAAATTACTACATTAGCAACCATGAAGTATTTTAAATTACCTTTCTTACTAGTTTGGAGAATTTGGTTTTACATTTTAATGTTTAGTACAATAATTATAATGCTGCCATTTTTATTAGTGTTAACTTCTGATGAAAAATACTACCCTACTTTTTGGAAAATGGTCAGAGCTTGGTCTTTTCTTTTAATTTATGGTATGGGCTTTCGCCTAAAAATAAAGAAAGAACAAAAGATAGAAAAAAACAAAAGCTATATGTTTATAGCTAATCATGCATCATTATTAGACCCATGGGTTATGATCGCTTTAAGCAAAAATCCAATTGTTTTTGTAGGAAAAAAAGAACTTGTTAAAATACCTGTTTTTGGTTTCTTTTATAGAAAAGTAGTTATCATGGTTGATAGAGGCTCAGAAAAAAGTAGAAAAAGAGTTTATGAAATGGCTAAAAAAAGACTTAAAAACGGAACTAGTGTTGGTATTTTTCCCGAAGGTTTAGTACCCGAAGAAGATATAATATTAGCACCTTTTAAAAACGGTGCTTTTAGCTTAGCAATTGAATATCAAATACCTATAGTTCCTCAAGTTTACTATGACTGTAAACGTTTTTTCTCTTGGAATATTTTTAAAGGAAGACCCGGTACTTTTAGAGTTAAACAATGTAACTTCATTGAAACAAAAGGATTAAAAATTGAAGAAAGAAAAAAACTAAAACAAAAAGTATTTACCCTGACTTATAATGAATTAAAAAATGATAAGTTATATATGAAAGACACTAACAAATTAAATAATGAGTGA
- a CDS encoding hemolysin III family protein yields MSEKLNYRYSKKEEWLNVATHGFGLLLSIITFPILITKSLNYTNFWELISFIIYGVSLIVLYSASTFYHAAKDPKKRRSLNIFDHAAIYILIAGSYSPFCLITLPKELGWYMFGFVWLFALTGVILKLFFTGKFDKLSTALYLLMGWQVIFFIKPLAASLPENGLLFLILGGAFYTIGAILYSIKKIKYNHAIFHVFVLFGSISHFVTIFYYI; encoded by the coding sequence ATGAGTGAAAAATTAAATTACCGTTATAGTAAAAAAGAAGAGTGGTTAAATGTAGCTACTCATGGTTTCGGATTATTATTAAGCATAATAACATTTCCTATTTTAATTACTAAATCATTAAATTATACTAATTTTTGGGAATTAATAAGTTTCATCATTTATGGAGTTAGTTTAATCGTTTTATATAGCGCTTCTACCTTTTACCATGCTGCCAAAGATCCTAAAAAGAGAAGAAGCTTAAATATTTTTGATCATGCTGCCATATATATACTAATAGCAGGAAGTTATTCTCCTTTTTGCTTAATTACTCTTCCAAAAGAATTGGGTTGGTATATGTTTGGTTTTGTTTGGCTATTTGCTCTTACTGGAGTTATTTTAAAACTTTTTTTCACTGGTAAATTTGATAAATTATCTACTGCACTATATTTATTAATGGGCTGGCAAGTAATTTTTTTCATAAAACCTCTGGCTGCAAGCTTACCAGAAAATGGATTACTCTTTTTAATTTTAGGTGGTGCTTTTTATACAATAGGTGCCATACTGTATTCTATAAAAAAAATAAAATACAATCACGCAATATTTCATGTTTTCGTTCTTTTTGGTAGCATCAGTCATTTTGTAACAATATTTTATTATATTTAA
- a CDS encoding LytTR family DNA-binding domain-containing protein — MMKIILIDDEKDALEALEWKIKKCIVNDDLNIVKCSSPIIGVNLVKELNPDLVFLDIHMPEMDGFTFLEKFPERNFRVVFTTAHDEYGIKAVKANAIDYLLKPIDIDELQLTFVKVSKQLHEKAIGNNLINRINVSADRKVYLIAKENVIYLKSDKSYTTIFLNTGKKIIVTKTLKEVQKKFDYPDFYRVHNSYVINLNYVTEYNKGGNEITLSNGVVVSVSRRKKNLLIDKLRLDK; from the coding sequence ATGATGAAAATTATTTTAATTGATGATGAAAAAGATGCATTAGAAGCATTGGAGTGGAAAATTAAAAAATGTATAGTAAATGACGATTTAAATATTGTAAAATGTAGTTCTCCTATTATTGGCGTAAACCTAGTTAAAGAATTAAACCCTGATTTAGTTTTTTTAGATATTCATATGCCAGAAATGGATGGTTTTACTTTCCTTGAAAAATTTCCTGAAAGAAACTTTAGAGTTGTATTTACAACTGCTCATGATGAATATGGCATTAAGGCAGTAAAGGCAAATGCAATTGACTATCTTCTAAAACCTATAGACATTGATGAATTACAACTTACTTTTGTTAAAGTTAGTAAACAATTGCATGAAAAAGCGATTGGGAACAACCTCATCAATAGGATTAATGTTTCTGCTGACAGAAAAGTGTATTTAATAGCTAAAGAAAATGTTATCTATTTAAAATCCGATAAAAGCTACACAACAATTTTTCTAAATACAGGAAAAAAAATTATAGTAACAAAAACATTAAAAGAAGTACAAAAAAAGTTCGACTACCCTGACTTTTACAGAGTTCATAATTCTTATGTAATAAATCTTAATTATGTAACAGAGTACAACAAAGGGGGAAATGAAATAACTTTAAGTAATGGAGTAGTTGTTAGTGTTAGCAGAAGAAAAAAAAATCTTTTAATCGATAAGTTGAGGCTAGACAAATAA
- a CDS encoding sensor histidine kinase — MLLDISSTFYQWIRGGLIVLFVYHIIFYAQNKDKIHKFYSGYLFCLTVYLLRDIFEHQSVQYCYQYISFSIQYIGYVFFIYFCRELTKSKKRFPKLDYGVLLLSRTLILFSIVLIIIEFFYGYEAQKMAVAYSLPIATLFAFYVFYLLSKIKTAQVLYLLLGSILFLVFANISSLKMIKGDQYLINLPVHRMFYYFVGAIIQSTFFAILIGTHFRKILEKKREVEINLLKQSNQISQLKIIALKNQMNPHFLFNSLNSINNFVIQNKIDEASNFITKFSFLIRKVLDVTNENAISLTKELEILSIYVKLEQMRLKKGFEFNVLINKNIDSSKLKVVPLFLQPFIENAIWHGLQLEEKEKKISLEITAVKNHIKVLITDNGIGIKKSKSIKNKQMHIKESYGINIVKERMELMYGNKIQIQIKDLLDEGKNGTKVSLTFPKTDL, encoded by the coding sequence ATGCTGTTAGATATTTCTTCTACATTTTATCAATGGATACGAGGTGGCTTAATTGTTCTTTTTGTATATCATATAATATTCTATGCACAAAACAAGGATAAAATCCATAAGTTTTATAGTGGATATCTCTTTTGCTTAACAGTTTATCTTTTAAGAGATATTTTTGAACATCAATCTGTTCAATACTGCTACCAATACATAAGTTTTTCAATTCAATACATAGGCTATGTCTTTTTTATTTATTTCTGTAGAGAGTTAACAAAAAGCAAAAAAAGATTTCCTAAACTAGATTATGGGGTTTTATTACTATCCAGAACACTTATACTGTTTTCTATCGTACTAATTATAATTGAATTTTTCTACGGATACGAAGCTCAAAAAATGGCAGTTGCTTATTCGTTACCCATAGCCACGCTATTTGCATTTTATGTGTTTTATTTACTATCAAAAATTAAAACAGCTCAAGTTTTATACTTACTCTTAGGTTCTATTTTGTTTTTAGTCTTTGCTAATATTAGTTCTTTAAAGATGATAAAAGGTGATCAGTACTTAATAAATCTCCCTGTTCATAGAATGTTCTATTATTTTGTTGGAGCAATTATTCAAAGCACATTTTTTGCTATTTTAATAGGAACACATTTTAGAAAAATCTTAGAAAAGAAAAGAGAAGTTGAAATAAATCTTCTTAAACAAAGTAATCAAATATCTCAATTAAAAATAATTGCATTAAAAAACCAAATGAACCCTCATTTTTTATTCAACTCTTTAAACTCAATAAACAACTTTGTTATTCAAAATAAAATAGATGAAGCCTCAAATTTTATAACCAAGTTTTCTTTTTTAATAAGAAAAGTTCTTGATGTTACAAACGAAAACGCTATAAGCCTAACTAAAGAACTTGAGATTCTATCAATATATGTGAAACTAGAACAAATGAGATTAAAAAAAGGATTTGAATTTAATGTTTTAATTAATAAAAATATAGATAGCTCAAAGCTAAAAGTAGTTCCTTTATTCTTACAACCTTTTATTGAAAACGCCATTTGGCATGGCTTACAATTAGAAGAGAAAGAAAAAAAAATATCACTTGAAATAACAGCTGTAAAAAACCACATAAAAGTATTAATTACTGATAATGGCATAGGAATTAAGAAAAGTAAGAGCATAAAAAACAAACAGATGCACATTAAAGAATCTTACGGAATAAACATTGTGAAAGAAAGAATGGAATTAATGTATGGAAACAAAATTCAAATTCAAATTAAAGATCTTTTAGATGAAGGAAAGAACGGAACTAAAGTTAGCTTAACTTTTCCTAAAACTGACTTATAA
- a CDS encoding M43 family zinc metalloprotease produces MKQKTIFLPFLCLLFFYTTKLSAQDCKVTRENQKVFLKYPKSKIEYDNFNVLTQKMVKEKKHHKHNRAGETYTIPVVVHVYGAVQNGKTVTYDKVKVALDKLNDDFNGLNDDFNSIDPVFNGRKSTLSIRFALAKIDPNGGSTNGVVFHTEKSGYGNGGGYDEQIAADAWDNYKYMNVYIMGDLYADGKTTNSGVAWYPNTTMSDNNTARVVYNGQYIHGNTNKEFASVFTHEFGHWLNLIHTFEGGCNDPNGDYVSDTPKEDEQSGDDGCVVGASDCGNLINYENYMGYDAAAGCGKMYTQGQVNRMLAALEHPARKPLWQPANLTATGVNLNGNTLVVDTATVEEALANNGSIANESRTITLQGGTFTQSSGNLNLGTHFDTNLPQGISAQITVTNNNTLSISFTGQASSHSVANNTSGAITFKNAAISGGTSSLNSDKVTFNFSFYDPYKVVYTDNQDYTANSGKTWTFFRIEGASNNRFGTFFENNSLKLETYQKALVCQSGTRNVTPIQSNGVIDQQSSWVDGGAYPDLHVIRDANHTTWDNQTAYIGFQLELYPGKTNYGWFRVRVNNNGTSYSLLDYAYSTEPFGAIKAGSKVWDGNTGATCSDGIQNGDETGIDCGGSCEPCAVVINYCNSNGKSVNDEFISKVELNTINNSSSGSNNGYEDYTGSISTSLSKEGNYSITITPSWRSTVYSEGYSVWIDYNQNGDFTDSGEQVWSKAASKDTSVTGQFTIPTSAKLGNTRMRVSMKYNGTPTSCESFSYGEVEDYKIIINGDVAPSCSDGIQNGDETGIDCGGSCAPCSTNNDIVYVDIPDLTVNSSNTWKFFRIETGDDTGYGAWYSSNSVRLVTYNKDIVCEGNTKNVSLLAEGVTVGSSSNFVAESNSYVVSSNDYSTSNGKTGFIGFTFKINGNTHYGWFHINVANDGKSYSITDYAYNKTANGNITTETRGSVGPNYNENSFDSSITSVVPNPFKTEAKINISNFKNQGEIKLEIYDLLGRFIYEKAIPSSSNSIIIDDTVIKDKGMYLLKIFSNKHSKTISVIKE; encoded by the coding sequence ATGAAACAAAAAACTATTTTTTTACCCTTCTTATGCTTATTATTTTTTTACACAACAAAGCTATCTGCACAAGATTGTAAGGTAACCCGAGAAAATCAAAAAGTATTCTTAAAATACCCAAAATCTAAAATAGAATACGACAACTTTAACGTTTTAACTCAAAAAATGGTTAAAGAAAAAAAACACCACAAACACAACAGAGCTGGCGAAACATATACCATACCAGTAGTTGTTCATGTATATGGAGCTGTACAAAATGGAAAAACAGTGACCTATGATAAGGTTAAAGTAGCATTAGATAAACTAAATGACGACTTTAATGGATTAAACGATGACTTTAATTCAATTGACCCAGTTTTTAACGGAAGAAAATCAACTTTAAGTATTCGTTTTGCATTAGCTAAAATAGACCCTAATGGAGGTAGTACTAACGGAGTTGTTTTTCATACAGAAAAATCTGGATACGGAAACGGAGGAGGATATGATGAACAAATAGCCGCTGACGCATGGGACAACTATAAATATATGAATGTATATATAATGGGCGACCTTTACGCTGATGGTAAAACAACTAACTCTGGAGTTGCATGGTATCCTAATACAACAATGTCAGACAACAACACAGCTAGAGTTGTTTACAATGGCCAATATATTCATGGAAATACTAATAAAGAGTTTGCTTCGGTTTTTACTCATGAATTTGGGCATTGGTTAAACTTAATTCACACATTTGAAGGTGGATGTAATGACCCTAATGGAGATTATGTAAGTGATACTCCTAAAGAAGATGAACAATCAGGTGATGATGGCTGTGTAGTTGGTGCAAGTGATTGTGGAAATTTAATAAACTACGAAAACTATATGGGATATGACGCTGCTGCTGGATGCGGAAAAATGTATACTCAAGGACAAGTAAATAGAATGCTTGCAGCATTAGAACACCCAGCTAGAAAACCTTTATGGCAGCCTGCAAATTTAACAGCAACTGGAGTAAATTTAAACGGAAACACTTTAGTTGTAGATACAGCAACTGTTGAAGAAGCTTTAGCAAATAATGGTTCAATAGCGAATGAATCAAGAACTATTACACTACAAGGAGGTACTTTTACTCAAAGTTCTGGAAACTTAAACTTAGGAACTCATTTTGACACAAACTTACCTCAAGGAATCTCAGCGCAAATAACAGTTACCAATAACAATACTCTAAGTATTAGTTTTACTGGGCAAGCTTCATCACATTCAGTAGCCAACAATACTAGCGGAGCAATTACATTTAAAAATGCTGCTATTTCAGGTGGAACCTCATCTTTAAATTCCGACAAAGTAACATTTAATTTTTCTTTCTACGACCCATATAAAGTTGTGTACACAGACAATCAAGACTATACTGCAAACTCAGGTAAAACATGGACATTTTTTAGAATTGAAGGAGCTTCTAATAATAGATTTGGGACCTTTTTTGAAAACAATTCACTTAAACTAGAAACCTATCAAAAAGCTTTAGTTTGCCAATCTGGAACCAGAAATGTAACTCCTATTCAGTCAAACGGAGTAATTGACCAACAAAGCTCATGGGTAGATGGAGGTGCTTATCCTGACTTGCATGTTATTAGAGACGCAAACCATACTACCTGGGACAATCAAACTGCTTATATAGGTTTTCAATTAGAACTTTATCCTGGAAAAACTAATTATGGCTGGTTCAGAGTTAGAGTTAACAACAACGGAACCTCTTATAGTTTGTTAGATTATGCATATAGTACAGAACCTTTTGGCGCTATTAAAGCTGGAAGCAAGGTGTGGGATGGAAACACTGGAGCAACTTGTTCAGACGGTATTCAAAATGGAGACGAAACCGGCATAGATTGTGGTGGTTCATGTGAACCTTGTGCAGTTGTAATAAACTATTGTAACTCTAATGGTAAAAGTGTAAATGATGAATTTATCAGCAAAGTTGAATTAAATACAATTAATAATAGTTCATCAGGATCAAATAACGGATATGAAGATTATACTGGAAGTATATCAACCTCTCTATCCAAAGAAGGTAATTATTCAATTACCATAACTCCAAGCTGGAGAAGTACAGTATACTCAGAGGGGTATAGTGTTTGGATAGATTACAATCAAAATGGTGATTTTACTGATAGTGGCGAACAAGTTTGGAGTAAAGCTGCTTCAAAAGACACTTCTGTCACAGGTCAATTCACAATACCTACATCTGCTAAATTAGGAAACACAAGAATGAGAGTTTCTATGAAATACAATGGTACTCCAACATCATGTGAATCTTTTAGTTATGGTGAAGTTGAAGATTATAAAATAATTATTAATGGTGATGTAGCTCCAAGTTGTAGTGATGGAATCCAAAATGGTGATGAAACTGGTATTGATTGTGGAGGTAGTTGTGCACCTTGTAGCACAAATAACGATATTGTATATGTTGATATTCCAGATTTAACTGTCAATTCAAGTAATACATGGAAATTTTTCAGAATAGAAACTGGAGATGATACTGGATATGGAGCATGGTACAGTAGTAATTCAGTTAGACTTGTTACTTACAATAAAGACATTGTTTGCGAAGGGAATACCAAAAACGTATCTCTTTTAGCAGAAGGTGTAACCGTTGGCTCTTCTAGTAATTTTGTAGCAGAATCTAATAGTTACGTGGTAAGCTCTAATGATTATTCGACTTCTAATGGAAAAACTGGGTTTATAGGTTTTACATTTAAAATAAATGGAAACACTCATTATGGATGGTTTCATATAAATGTAGCTAATGATGGAAAATCATATTCAATAACAGATTATGCATATAACAAAACTGCTAATGGAAATATCACTACAGAAACAAGAGGTAGTGTTGGGCCAAACTACAATGAAAACAGTTTTGATTCTAGCATAACATCTGTCGTACCAAACCCATTTAAAACAGAAGCTAAAATTAACATATCAAACTTCAAAAATCAAGGTGAAATAAAATTAGAGATTTATGATTTACTAGGAAGATTTATTTACGAGAAAGCAATTCCATCATCTTCTAATTCAATTATTATTGATGATACTGTAATTAAAGATAAAGGAATGTATTTATTAAAGATTTTTTCTAATAAACATTCAAAAACGATAAGTGTAATAAAAGAATAA
- a CDS encoding CYTH domain-containing protein, whose protein sequence is MVLEIERKFLVASDDYKFIARKKNYIKQGFLNSDKHRVVRVRIKDDLGFLTIKGPSNKSGTTRFEWEKEITKSEAENLLSLCEEGIIEKYRFLVDIDAHTYEIDEFLGDNLGLIVAEIELKSEDENFKKPNWLGKEVTGIVKYYNSNISKLPFNKW, encoded by the coding sequence ATGGTTTTAGAAATAGAGCGTAAGTTTTTGGTTGCTTCTGATGATTATAAATTTATAGCACGTAAGAAGAATTATATAAAACAAGGATTTTTAAATTCTGATAAACACCGGGTGGTTAGAGTTAGGATAAAAGATGATCTTGGGTTTTTAACAATAAAAGGACCCTCAAATAAAAGTGGCACTACTCGTTTTGAATGGGAGAAAGAAATAACTAAAAGTGAAGCTGAAAACTTATTGAGTTTGTGTGAAGAAGGAATTATTGAAAAGTATCGATTTTTAGTTGATATAGATGCGCATACTTATGAGATAGATGAGTTTTTAGGTGATAATTTAGGACTTATTGTTGCTGAAATTGAATTAAAAAGTGAAGATGAAAACTTTAAAAAGCCTAATTGGCTGGGTAAAGAAGTAACAGGAATAGTTAAGTACTATAATTCTAATATAAGTAAATTACCTTTTAATAAGTGGTAA
- a CDS encoding two-component regulator propeller domain-containing protein: protein MKKITLFFLLFISVKLISQTDYSNQWEDLFSYTNVKDFIKSGILIYAVTDNAVFVYNTQTKEINKISSVQGLSGGTTSTIYYNETFKRLVVGYEDGLLQIIDEKGKITTSPEITNFNQTGEKRINHIYEYNNKLYLSTSFAIVVYDIENLEFGDTYFIGAGSSDEKINQIAVFDNRIYAATSSGIYIANANNPNLIDFNNWTLRFPGNYTNITVFNNQLLASRNNELILVQGPTISTLRTFSEEIQGLKSSTSSLSVALKTSAVILDKRLTQITQVNQTSSFSFNLHEALEENNDIYLATNKYGILKTTTTSTTTLEEIHPNGPLLNDIFSIEAHNNNLWVVYGGYDAAYTPLQKRNGFSHFNGKDWLNTPFNPSFPLGDLTSISIDKTKDNSVFISSYGDISGTQINTPLTGGLLHVEDDNIKTFFNQLNSPLEDIEKSLPNRVTIRIGGTAFDNQGNLWVTNLGASKRLKKLSQTGQWTNFDIQSIVTLNNKLGMNEVVIDKTNTVWIGTRRNGVYAFNETGDRKKALTTEATKGSLPNLNVRTVAVDRNNRIWLGTLTGLVVFTNASGIFDSTINDAAPIIILDEGIPKKLLGDQTINSIKVDGADNKWFGTEAGGVLYTNPSGQKTLAKFNKDNSPLPSNKIIKISVDNTTGKVYFATNKGMVAYNSKVSPFGEELGEVYAYPNPVLKNHDIVTIDGRNGSHLPKGTNVKILDVAGNLVYETNVVEGQQLKGGKVTWNKRNLAGVRVASGVYIVLLSTDDNSETSSTKIAIIN, encoded by the coding sequence ATGAAGAAAATAACACTGTTTTTTCTATTATTTATAAGCGTTAAGCTAATTTCTCAAACTGATTACAGTAATCAATGGGAGGATTTATTTTCATACACTAATGTAAAAGATTTTATAAAATCTGGAATATTAATTTATGCAGTAACTGACAATGCTGTATTTGTATATAATACTCAAACGAAAGAAATTAATAAAATATCTTCAGTTCAAGGATTATCAGGAGGAACTACCTCTACAATATATTATAATGAAACCTTTAAAAGACTAGTAGTAGGTTATGAAGATGGTTTACTACAAATAATTGACGAAAAAGGGAAAATCACAACATCTCCAGAAATAACAAATTTTAATCAAACAGGAGAAAAACGAATAAATCACATATACGAATACAACAACAAACTATACCTCTCTACTTCATTTGCTATTGTTGTATACGATATTGAAAACTTAGAATTTGGAGACACTTACTTTATTGGAGCTGGGTCATCTGATGAAAAAATAAATCAAATAGCCGTTTTTGACAATAGAATTTACGCTGCCACTTCAAGTGGAATTTACATTGCTAATGCCAATAACCCTAATTTAATTGACTTTAACAATTGGACATTAAGATTTCCTGGCAATTATACCAATATTACTGTATTTAACAACCAGCTATTGGCATCTAGAAATAATGAATTGATATTAGTACAAGGACCAACTATTTCTACCCTGAGAACTTTTAGTGAAGAAATTCAAGGTTTAAAAAGCTCAACAAGTAGTTTATCAGTAGCTCTAAAAACAAGTGCAGTAATTTTAGACAAAAGATTAACTCAAATTACACAAGTAAACCAAACTAGTAGTTTCAGTTTTAATTTACATGAAGCGTTAGAAGAAAATAATGATATTTATTTGGCAACTAATAAATATGGAATTTTAAAAACAACTACTACCTCGACAACTACCCTAGAAGAAATACATCCTAATGGACCATTATTAAATGATATTTTTTCAATTGAAGCCCACAACAACAATTTATGGGTTGTATACGGAGGATATGATGCTGCCTATACTCCATTACAAAAAAGAAATGGTTTTTCTCATTTTAATGGTAAAGACTGGCTAAATACGCCTTTCAACCCTAGTTTTCCTTTAGGTGATTTAACATCTATAAGCATTGACAAAACAAAAGATAACTCAGTATTTATTAGCTCTTATGGTGATATATCAGGAACTCAAATAAACACTCCTTTAACTGGAGGTTTGCTACATGTTGAGGATGACAATATAAAAACTTTCTTCAATCAACTAAATAGCCCTTTAGAAGACATAGAAAAAAGTTTACCAAATAGAGTTACCATAAGAATTGGTGGAACAGCATTTGACAATCAAGGAAATTTATGGGTTACTAACCTAGGAGCTTCAAAAAGATTAAAAAAACTATCCCAAACTGGGCAATGGACTAATTTTGATATTCAATCTATAGTTACCCTAAATAATAAGTTAGGAATGAATGAAGTTGTTATTGATAAAACCAATACCGTTTGGATAGGTACGCGTAGAAATGGTGTTTATGCTTTTAATGAAACTGGAGATAGAAAAAAAGCGCTAACTACTGAAGCTACTAAAGGAAGTTTACCAAATTTAAATGTACGTACAGTTGCTGTAGATAGAAATAACAGAATTTGGCTAGGAACTTTAACAGGCTTAGTTGTATTCACAAATGCTTCTGGAATTTTTGATAGCACTATAAATGATGCAGCTCCAATCATTATTTTAGATGAAGGTATTCCTAAAAAATTACTAGGTGATCAAACCATTAATTCTATTAAAGTTGATGGAGCAGATAATAAATGGTTTGGAACTGAAGCTGGAGGTGTTTTATACACAAACCCTAGTGGACAAAAAACTTTAGCCAAATTTAATAAAGACAACTCTCCTTTACCTTCAAATAAAATTATAAAAATTAGTGTAGATAACACTACAGGGAAAGTATATTTTGCTACAAACAAAGGTATGGTTGCTTATAACAGTAAGGTATCTCCTTTTGGTGAAGAATTAGGAGAAGTATATGCCTATCCTAATCCTGTATTAAAAAACCATGATATCGTAACCATTGATGGCCGTAACGGATCTCATTTACCTAAAGGTACTAATGTAAAAATCTTAGATGTTGCTGGAAATTTAGTATATGAAACAAATGTGGTAGAAGGACAACAATTAAAAGGAGGTAAAGTAACCTGGAATAAACGAAATTTAGCTGGAGTTAGAGTAGCCTCTGGAGTATATATTGTATTACTATCTACAGATGATAATTCAGAAACGTCTTCTACAAAAATTGCAATTATAAACTAA
- the recO gene encoding DNA repair protein RecO, whose translation MSVISTRAIVFNTIKYGDTSLIVKCFTLEEGVKSYMIKGVLKSKKGKLKAAYFQPLTQLQIVANHNNKNTLNSIKEAQVVFPYNTIHTSIIKQSIILFLSEVLSNIVQEEEKNDALYTYIETAIIWLDTHTDVANFHLLFLLNLSKFLGFYPETSQSNKEAFSLTEGSFTDSTYEKLTLTGKELTLFKKLLGINFDAINSISFNKNERQAILRIIIQYFELHLEGFRKPKSLDILETVFS comes from the coding sequence ATGTCAGTTATATCCACAAGAGCAATAGTTTTCAATACTATTAAATATGGAGATACCAGTTTAATTGTTAAATGTTTTACCCTTGAAGAAGGAGTCAAATCTTATATGATTAAAGGGGTTCTAAAATCTAAAAAAGGAAAATTAAAAGCTGCCTATTTCCAGCCATTAACCCAATTACAAATAGTAGCCAATCACAATAATAAAAACACCCTCAACTCAATTAAAGAAGCACAAGTTGTGTTTCCATATAATACTATACATACTTCTATCATAAAACAATCTATCATTTTATTCTTATCAGAAGTATTATCAAATATCGTACAAGAAGAAGAAAAAAACGACGCTTTATATACCTATATAGAAACTGCTATAATTTGGCTTGATACACATACTGATGTAGCTAATTTCCATCTACTTTTTTTACTTAACTTATCTAAATTTTTAGGATTTTACCCAGAAACATCTCAATCTAATAAAGAGGCCTTTAGCTTAACTGAAGGTAGTTTTACAGATAGTACTTATGAAAAATTAACACTTACTGGCAAAGAATTAACACTCTTTAAAAAACTATTAGGCATAAATTTTGATGCAATTAATAGTATATCTTTCAATAAAAACGAAAGACAAGCTATCCTTCGAATTATAATTCAATATTTTGAACTACATTTGGAAGGATTTAGAAAACCAAAATCATTAGATATTTTAGAAACTGTGTTTAGTTGA